One genomic region from Gadus morhua chromosome 9, gadMor3.0, whole genome shotgun sequence encodes:
- the fa2h gene encoding fatty acid 2-hydroxylase: MSPLRTSRLLSEQEVARHCTKDSCWVLRGTRVYDVTGFLRLHPGGDALILHMSGTDIDQEMEGPPHKHSDNARRWMEQYYIGELDRNSCTHKAQTLRERRTTQGTTDGHTQQEEREEEREEGREEEEESPFSRYSTVDLDKDLVDWAQPLAWQVGHLGERYDAWVHQPVDRPIRLFGNAFLEANTKTSWYWVPVFWLPIIFYFSWHCFVTLAQDSPQVSLTPDFSIPVHKYMFPLLFALGWFLWSFLEYSIHRFIFHMTPPGHNYYLITIHFLLHGQHHKSPYDGSRLVFPPALAAVITGGLYMALLRVIPGVLGDCVFVGALCGYVVYDMIHYYLHYGSPKRGSYLYNMKAWHVKHHFEHQRAGFGISTTFWDHPFNTVIPKERF; the protein is encoded by the exons ATGTCTCCACTGAGGACCTCGCGGCTCCTTTCGGAACAGGAGGTGGCCCGCCACTGCACCAAGGACTCCTGTTGGGTTCTGCGGGGCACCAGGGTGTACGATGTGACGGGGTTCCTCAGGTTGCACCCGGGTGGAGATGCCCTGATTCTACACATGTCGGGGACGGACATCGACCAGGAGATGGAGGGGCCCCCACACAAGCACTCTGATAACGCACGGAGATGGATGGAGCAGTACTATATCGGCGAGCTCGACAGGAACAGCTGTACCCACAAAGCGCAG acactgagagagagaagaacaacTCAGGGGACGACCGACggccacacacagcaggaggagagagaggaggagagagaggaggggagagaagaggaggaggaatctCCATTCAGCCGCTACAGCACAGTGGACCttgacaag GACCTGGTGGACTGGGCCCAGCCTCTGGCCTGGCAGGTGGGCCACCTTGGGGAGCGTTACGATGCCTGGGTCCACCAGCCGGTCGACCGGCCCATCAGGCTGTTCGGGAACGCCTTCTTAGAGGCCAACACCAAGACCTCCTG gTACTGGGTCCCAGTGTTCTGGCTtcccattatattttatttcagcTGGCACTGCTTCGTCACGCTGGCCCAGGACAGCCCCCAGGTGTCCCTCACCCCAG ATTTCTCGATCCCCGTCCACAAGTACATGTTCCCCCTGCTGTTCGCCCTGGGCTGGTTCCTCTGGTCCTTCCTGGAGTACAGCATCCACCGCTTCATCTTCCACATGACGCCGCCAGGTCACAACTACTACCTCATCACCATCCACTTCCTGCTGCACGGACAGCACCACAAG TCGCCGTACGACGGCTCCAGGCTGGTCTTCCCCCCCGCCCTGGCCGCCGTGATAACGGGGGGTCTGTACATGGCCCTGCTCCGCGTGATTCCTGGCGTGCTGGGGGACTGCGTGTTCGTGGGGGCCCTCTGCGGCTACGTGGTGTACGACATGATCCACTACTACCTGCACTACGGCTCGCCCAAAAGGGGCTCGTACCTGTACAACATGAAGGCCTGGCACGTCAAGCACCACTTTGAGCACCAGAGAGCAG GTTTCGGAATTTCAACCACCTTCTGGGACCACCCCTTCAACACGGTCATCCCCAAGGAGAGATTTTAG